A single window of Bufo bufo chromosome 10, aBufBuf1.1, whole genome shotgun sequence DNA harbors:
- the LOC120980972 gene encoding 3-galactosyl-N-acetylglucosaminide 4-alpha-L-fucosyltransferase FUT3-like isoform X1 — MDSLFCKQRIFSHHYCQRCDMKPVLQSLLNHKYIITFPTLALLALLLFTFNNIYKYGSLESRCSSQLLPSQTEADLIVLLWTLPFGNHFPLNQCPKPFNNPRCFFTNDRSWYLKANAVIFHHRDVCSSRSQMPRIPRPEGQYWVWFNLESPRHSPNLDFMDNLINLTMSYRSDSDIFTPYGWLQKKDVSQNFTIPEKSKLVAWTISNWEPTSKRVEFYKELKNHISVEIYGQEHKHLSMDKLNAVLSSYKFYLSFENSIHTDYITEKLWMNALQSGTVPVVLGPPRKIYEKFIPSDSFIHVDDFPTAKDLANYLLELDKQPLKYEQYFRWRSRLQPVGDAKWNIHYCKACLALHKAPSYRTIPSLSKWYT, encoded by the exons ATGGACTCGTTATTCTGTAAACAGAGAATATTTTCACATCATTATTGCCAACG ATGTGATATGAAGCCTGTGCTGCAATCTCTACTGAATCATAAATATATTATAACATTCCCCACATTAGCTTTACTCGCCCTTCTGCTATTTACCTTTAATAACATTTATAAATATGGTTCCCTTGAATCCCGTTGTTCCAGTCAACTTCTTCCATCCCAAACAGAAGCAGATTTGATTGTGTTGCTATGGACATTGCCCTTCGGCAATCACTTCCCCTTAAATCAGTGTCCAAAACCCTTTAATAATCCTCGGTGCTTCTTCACCAATGACCGCAGCTGGTATTTGAAAGCAAATGCTGTCATTTTCCACCACAGAGATGTTTGCAGCTCCAGAAGTCAAATGCCACGGATACCGAGACCAGAAGGACAGTACTGGGTGTGGTTTAACTTGGAATCTCCAAGACATAGTCCAAATTTGGACTTTATGGACAATCTCATCAACCTCACCATGTCCTACAGAAGTGACTCTGACATCTTCACTCCTTATGGTTGGCTACAGAAGAAAGATGTATCTCAAAATTTTACCATTCCAGAAAAGTCTAAATTAGTAGCATGGACTATAAGTAACTGGGAACCTACATCTAAGCGGGTTGAGTTTTATAAGGAACTAAAGAATCACATAAGTGTAGAAATTTATGGTCAAGAACACAAACATTTATCTATGGACAAGTTAAATGCAGTCTTATCAAGCTATAAATTCTACTTGTCATTTGAGAACTCCATACATACAGACTATATCACTGAAAAACTCTGGATGAATGCTCTACAATCTGGAACTGTGCCAGTAGTTCTAGGCCCACCTAGAAAGATTTATGAAAAATTTATTCCTTCAGATTCTTTTATTCATGTTGATGATTTTCCTACTGCAAAGGACCTTGCTAATTATCTGCTAGAACTGGATAAACAGCCCCTTAAATATGAACAGTATTTTAGGTGGAGGTCAAGACTACAGCCGGTTGGGGATGCCAAATGGAACATCCATTACTGCAAAGCCTGTTTAGCTCTGCATAAGGCTCCATCATACCGAACTATTCCAAGTCTTTCTAAATGGTACACATGA
- the LOC120980972 gene encoding 3-galactosyl-N-acetylglucosaminide 4-alpha-L-fucosyltransferase FUT3-like isoform X2, which produces MKPVLQSLLNHKYIITFPTLALLALLLFTFNNIYKYGSLESRCSSQLLPSQTEADLIVLLWTLPFGNHFPLNQCPKPFNNPRCFFTNDRSWYLKANAVIFHHRDVCSSRSQMPRIPRPEGQYWVWFNLESPRHSPNLDFMDNLINLTMSYRSDSDIFTPYGWLQKKDVSQNFTIPEKSKLVAWTISNWEPTSKRVEFYKELKNHISVEIYGQEHKHLSMDKLNAVLSSYKFYLSFENSIHTDYITEKLWMNALQSGTVPVVLGPPRKIYEKFIPSDSFIHVDDFPTAKDLANYLLELDKQPLKYEQYFRWRSRLQPVGDAKWNIHYCKACLALHKAPSYRTIPSLSKWYT; this is translated from the coding sequence ATGAAGCCTGTGCTGCAATCTCTACTGAATCATAAATATATTATAACATTCCCCACATTAGCTTTACTCGCCCTTCTGCTATTTACCTTTAATAACATTTATAAATATGGTTCCCTTGAATCCCGTTGTTCCAGTCAACTTCTTCCATCCCAAACAGAAGCAGATTTGATTGTGTTGCTATGGACATTGCCCTTCGGCAATCACTTCCCCTTAAATCAGTGTCCAAAACCCTTTAATAATCCTCGGTGCTTCTTCACCAATGACCGCAGCTGGTATTTGAAAGCAAATGCTGTCATTTTCCACCACAGAGATGTTTGCAGCTCCAGAAGTCAAATGCCACGGATACCGAGACCAGAAGGACAGTACTGGGTGTGGTTTAACTTGGAATCTCCAAGACATAGTCCAAATTTGGACTTTATGGACAATCTCATCAACCTCACCATGTCCTACAGAAGTGACTCTGACATCTTCACTCCTTATGGTTGGCTACAGAAGAAAGATGTATCTCAAAATTTTACCATTCCAGAAAAGTCTAAATTAGTAGCATGGACTATAAGTAACTGGGAACCTACATCTAAGCGGGTTGAGTTTTATAAGGAACTAAAGAATCACATAAGTGTAGAAATTTATGGTCAAGAACACAAACATTTATCTATGGACAAGTTAAATGCAGTCTTATCAAGCTATAAATTCTACTTGTCATTTGAGAACTCCATACATACAGACTATATCACTGAAAAACTCTGGATGAATGCTCTACAATCTGGAACTGTGCCAGTAGTTCTAGGCCCACCTAGAAAGATTTATGAAAAATTTATTCCTTCAGATTCTTTTATTCATGTTGATGATTTTCCTACTGCAAAGGACCTTGCTAATTATCTGCTAGAACTGGATAAACAGCCCCTTAAATATGAACAGTATTTTAGGTGGAGGTCAAGACTACAGCCGGTTGGGGATGCCAAATGGAACATCCATTACTGCAAAGCCTGTTTAGCTCTGCATAAGGCTCCATCATACCGAACTATTCCAAGTCTTTCTAAATGGTACACATGA